In one Solanum dulcamara chromosome 1, daSolDulc1.2, whole genome shotgun sequence genomic region, the following are encoded:
- the LOC129894435 gene encoding uncharacterized protein LOC129894435: MINSRTVGTQVQELQLIFHDLIAEGMVVNEAFQVAAMIEKLPPSWRDFKNYLKHKRKEMKLEDLVIRLKIEEDNKTAEKKLRGNSTIMGANIVEDVAPKNKKRKQPFGKNQEQNKKKFKGNCYNCGRL, translated from the exons atgataaatagcagaactgttggaacccaagttcaagaactacaacttatttttcatgaccttattgctgaaggtatggtagttaatgaagcatttcaagtggctgcgatgatagaaaagttgcctccttcgtggagagatttcaaaaattatctaaagcacaagcgtaaggaaatgaagttggaagatcttgtgattcgtctcaagattgaggaagataacaaaacagcagaaaagaagttgcgtggaaattcaacaattatgggagcgaacatcgttgaagatgttgctccaaagaataagaaaaggaagcaaccttttggaaagaatcaggagcagaacaagaaaaagttcaagggcaattgttataattgtggga GATTgtaa
- the LOC129873030 gene encoding glucan endo-1,3-beta-glucosidase 11-like: MSAMESIIPIHCLSLILLFLSPIMATSIGINYGQIADNLPPPEKVVPLVKSMGATRVKLYDADPHVLKAFANSGVEFIVSLGNEYLSGMKDPAKAQAWVKTNVQAYLPATKITCIAVGNEVLTFNDTALSGNLLPAMENVYAALVSMNLDKQVSVTTAHSVAILETSYPPSAGAFRRDLVSCVTQVLDFHCKTGSPFLINAYPYFAYKADPKQVPLDFVLFQPNQGIVDPVTNLHYDNMLFAQIDAVHSALTSIGYKNVCVQISETGWPSKGDADELGATPDNARKYNCNLIKLVSQKKGTPLKPNNNLNVYVFALFNENLKPGPMSERNYGLFKPDGSPSYPLGFSGINNAGVSTNSSSGRSPTASSGSSTPTSWSPQDGSSSSGYMSITSNSERVLFCWKSLILQFHIIVGSISLIFSQL, from the exons ATGTCTGCTATGGAATCCATCATTCCTATTCATTGTTTATCTTTAATTTTACTGTTTTTGAGCCCGATAATGGCGACTTCTATCGGCATAAACTACGGTCAGATTGCCGATAATCTCCCCCCTCCGGAGAAAGTAGTTCCATTAGTCAAGTCCATGGGAGCAACCAGAGTGAAACTGTATGACGCAGATCCACATGTTCTCAAAGCATTCGCGAATTCTGGTGTTGAATTCATTGTTAGCCTCGGTAATGAGTACCTCTCTGGTATGAAGGATCCTGCTAAGGCTCAGGCTTGGGTTAAAACCAATGTTCAAGCTTATTTACCGGCGACTAAAATCACTTGCATCGCCGTCGGAAATGAAGTACTAACTTTTAACGACACTGCACTTTCCGGTAATCTACTCCCGGCGATGGAAAATGTTTACGCCGCTCTTGTAAGTATGAACTTAGATAAGCAAGTGAGTGTAACTACTGCTCATTCTGTTGCTATTCTCGAGACTTCTTACCCGCCGTCTGCCGGAGCTTTCCGTCGAGATCTTGTGAGCTGTGTTACTCAGGTGTTGGATTTTCATTGTAAAACTGGCTCGCCTTTTCTGATTAATGCGTATCCTTATTTTGCTTACAAGGCAGATCCAAAGCAGGTGCCGCTTGATTTCGTGCTTTTTCAGCCTAATCAGGGGATTGTTGATCCAGTCACCAATCTTCATTACGATAACATGCTTTTCGCCCAAATCGATGCGGTTCATTCTGCTTTAACTTCCATTGGCTACAAAAACGTATGCGTCCAGATCTCGGAAACAGGATGGCCGTCGAAAGGAGACGCCGATGAGCTCGGGGCTACGCCGGATAATGCGAGGAAATACAATTGCAATCTCATAAAACTCGTGAGTCAAAAGAAGGGAACTCCATTGAAGCCTAACAACAATTTGAATGTATACGTCTTTGCATTGTTTAACGAGAACTTGAAGCCTGGCCCTATGTCGGAGCGCAACTATGGTCTTTTCAAACCGGACGGTTCACCGTCATATCCCTTAGGATTCTCCGGTATCAACAACGCCGGCGTCAGCACTAATAGTAGCTCCGGTAGAAGTCCAACAGCTAGCAGTGGTTCTTCAACACCGACGTCGTGGTCACCGCAGGACGGGAGTTCCTCATCCGGCTATATGTCCATTACTTCTAATTCG GAGAGAGTCTTATTCTGCTGGAAATCTCTTATTCTGCAATTCCACATCATAGTGGGTTCAATTTCACTGATTTTCTCTCAATTGTAA